Sequence from the Paralichthys olivaceus isolate ysfri-2021 chromosome 1, ASM2471397v2, whole genome shotgun sequence genome:
ATAATTAGACCACTGGTGGAGCCGGGCCGGGCTCTCTGTCCAAAACGAGTGTgggtgaatgagagagagataaggcTGAGAGACCCACGCACCGGGAATGAGAAGGCAGGCTCTGTGATCTCTAGAACGCTGGTAAAAGGATTTATTGTCTTCCAATATTGGGCTGGTGGAGAGGAGTGCTCGCTCCATGTGCCTCTTACCAATACAAGATAATGTGAGCCCCCACATtgttaaaacaacaattaagatATTATCTTACACGATAAATATCTCACACCCCTACTGCTGGGATGCTGATTTTTTCCCCTTTGTAAAGTGCAAGGCTCCTTGTTTCAccctgcttccagtctttatgtTGGGCTGAGCTCACCACTGCTGTAGCTTTATATTGAGACATGTGAGAGGTATCAGTCTCCTCAACTGATTCTTAGCAAGAAAGCAACCATTGTTTCAGTGATGTATATGATTTGTAATTGAGCTAAATTACCCGCATTCCCCACATCCACCTCTGATCAACAGACAAAACCTTGATTTTACCTTTACTTTTAAATGATAAACACTTCAAAAAATACTGCAGGGAACAGCAAGAGCACCCTTCATTGCTGACTAAACATTTGCAATGTTTCCGTTACAACAGAGAAGTCAGCAAAATATTTTTCTACATGGGCGCTTCCTACAACTGCATAGTTGCCTTCAGTTCCTGGAGGATTTCTGTGCCGCTGCTCCATGCAAGGACTCTGGCTCTCAAAGAAGCGTCGTGTACCTGTCCTTCACGTTTGGCCAGCAGTTTCTCCAGGGTGTACCCCTTCCTGGGCATCACAACATCATGACTCCTCAGACAGGAAGTAGGGCAGAGATCATTCCCGCCATCGCCCACGTAAAATACACGCTCATACTCCACACCTCCATCAGAGCGCCCGGACAAGTAAAGTTCCAGGACTTTCCTCTTACAGAGGTTGACGGGGCATCGATTGCACTCGTGAGAGTGGTAGCACTGCACCTCCATGTACCCGAGCTCGTTGAATTTAGCTGGGTTGGTGAAAACCTGATCAACAGCCACCTGGAGCCTGGCTGCGTGAAGAATCCACTCTATGAACATGGTGTTGGAATCTGAGATGACGATGCAGTCGATGGTGCTTTTATTCTGTGATATGAATGTCAGCAAGTCTGTCATTCCAGCTGTGAATGGGATGGTCTCCATCACACTTCGGACCCTGTCAGGGCTGACCTCCTGGTCTCCTGGACGAATGGACAAAAAAGTAGCGGGACTTATATTTGGTTCAGTTCTGTGCGTGAATGAGTGAACACTAACTACTACTAAATCTCACCTATGTAGTTCATCACTCGGCCCATGAACTCAGTCCAGTGGCCTTTTCTGTAGGAATTCTTCACAGAGTCAGGGAGAGTCTGACCTGGAAGgcatctgaaaacacagagaacaagaGTAGATCCACTGTGGAGCAGACTGAGGTATTGCtctacataaaaataaaaagaatcatgTTGTAAATCTACAGCAACAAGGACGCCAATATTAAACTTGGTCAGTGATTGGTCTATCTGGTGATGCAGTCAGTGTGGTACATTGATCTCCTAGTGTAAAATAGAAGCAACAATGAGTTTAAATAAGTACTTCTTACTTATGGTTGTAGGGGATTATGTTGCGATTCATTCATTGATTCAATCAATTTATCATTTACCTGACCACCCAGGTATCACTGTTGTCATCGACCACGGTGTGGTCGAAATCAAACACCACCAAAGTCTTCATCTCTCACCTGGAAAACACATGAATGGAATCATTTAATATTGTCTTAAATATAAAGTCTATCTAAATAACTGCGCAACAATTCTTGTTACAAAAAGTCATACTACGCATATTTACTCAGTCCTGTAAATAAGGACTGTTTGTACATATTAttaatgtattaatatatatatatactatatacgtAGATCATATCTTCATATCTCAGACCATAACCTTCTcctaaaacatttcacttcaaTACATCGTTTTCCTTCAGAAGCCGATTGAATCACAACAACCAAATTCATCCTGCAACGTTTGAGTTCATTTGTAATCACCACAAAGTTTAAGGTTAAagtcacaacttttcaaaagaCTTGTTTTTTAAAGGAGTCTGGTGTGATCTCGTCTGTTCACATCAGATCGGCCAAACACAGCAGCTAACCCTTCCATCATAATGCTGCGACAACGACTCCCGTCGCATCCCACTCCTTACAGTGACTTAAGAATTAAAGGTTCAACGATACAAACTCATGAAACTATAAGAACCAGCGATAAGCGACGTTACCGGTAAAATGACGTCAGCCTGACGGACATGAATCTACTttcgtcttcgtcttcttcttcttcttcgtcttcttcttcttcttcgtcttcttcttcttcttacgATACAAGCAAGACGTGCCACAGATATCACTGCAACACCGCCGCCTGCTGGTGAAGTGTCGGCTTTATGACTGGTGTTACATCTACATTAAGAATACAACGTCTTCTGCTACTATTGCAGTTGCTACTAATACCACTACTAATAATACATATtataatcataattattattataactaccactaataataatcatattattattgagaAGAAGAATAAAGGCCAGAGTTTcgtggactgatatttatgagtttgtggtatttggtgcagcttcaaTTAAAAATCCGGATCTAgtcatttgaatttgaatcag
This genomic interval carries:
- the phospho2 gene encoding pyridoxal phosphate phosphatase PHOSPHO2, producing the protein MKTLVVFDFDHTVVDDNSDTWVVRCLPGQTLPDSVKNSYRKGHWTEFMGRVMNYIGDQEVSPDRVRSVMETIPFTAGMTDLLTFISQNKSTIDCIVISDSNTMFIEWILHAARLQVAVDQVFTNPAKFNELGYMEVQCYHSHECNRCPVNLCKRKVLELYLSGRSDGGVEYERVFYVGDGGNDLCPTSCLRSHDVVMPRKGYTLEKLLAKREGQVHDASLRARVLAWSSGTEILQELKATMQL